Proteins co-encoded in one Apteryx mantelli isolate bAptMan1 chromosome 4, bAptMan1.hap1, whole genome shotgun sequence genomic window:
- the LOC136991819 gene encoding olfactory receptor 5J3-like: MAEGNHTVVTEFILLGFTDNLRLQVLLFMVFLLIYLFTVVGNLGMIVLIRINSRLHTPMYFFISSLSFLDVSYSTIITPSTLMTFVAEKKTISYTACAAQLFLFGIAVTGECYLLAVMAYDRFIAICNPLLYPVIMSRRFCMLLVCGSYFMGCVNATVQTIIIFCLSFCNSNIINHFFCDVPPILKLSCSDTYITDLVHFTCTAVTVTSTILLIVISYICIGVTIHKIKSAKGRHKAFSTCASHVTAVTVFYGTGSFMYLRPSSKYSVEHDKIISVFYTLVIPMLNPMIYSLRNKEVKEALRRTIARLYCSPRKQQRFRTPSRTERK, from the coding sequence ATGGCAGAAGGGAATCACACTGTGGTGACAGAATTTATCTTGTTGGGCTTCACAGACAACCTGAGGTTGCAAGTCCTCctcttcatggtgtttctactGATCTATCTGTTCACCGTAGTGGGAAATCTAGGGATGATTGTGCTCATCCGAATCAACTCCaggctccacacccccatgtacttcttcatcaGCAGCCTTTCCTTCTTAGATGTCAGCTACTCCACCATCATTACACCCAGCACTCTGATGACCTTTGTGGCAGAGAAAAAAACCATATCGTACACAGCATGTGCAGCTCAGCTCTTCCTGTTCGGCATTGCAGTGACAGGAGAATGCTACCTCCTGGCCGTGATGGCCTATGACCGGTTCATAGCCATCTGTAACCCCTTGCTTTACCCTGTCATTATGTCCAGGAGGTTCTGCATGCTCCTTGTGTGCGGCTCCTACTTCATGGGCTGTGTGAATGCAACTGTTCAGACAATAATTATATTCTGCTTGTCCTTCTGCAATTCCAACATCATCAACCATTTTTTCTGCGATGTGCCCCCCATCCTgaaactctcctgctctgacacttaCATCACTGATCTGGTCCATTTCACCTGTACTGCTGTGACTGTCACCTCCACTATCCTCCTCATTGTCATCTCCTACATATGCATTGGGGTCACCATCCACAAGATTAAATCtgccaaaggcagacacaaagctttctccacctgtgcttcccatgtgACTGCTGTTACTGTGTTCTATGGGACAGGCTCCTTCATGTACTTAAGGCCCAGTTCAAAATACAGTGTGGAGCACGACAAGATCATCTCTGTGTTTTATACCCTGGTAATTCCCATGCTGAACCCTAtgatttacagcctgaggaacaaggaggtcaaaGAAGCCCTTCGAAGGACAATAGCAAGGCTGTATTGCTCTCCAAGAAAACAACAGAGATTCAGGACTCCAAGCAGAACTGAGAGAAAATGA